Proteins from a single region of Columba livia isolate bColLiv1 breed racing homer unplaced genomic scaffold, bColLiv1.pat.W.v2 Scaffold_135, whole genome shotgun sequence:
- the LOC135577730 gene encoding olfactory receptor 14J1-like, which yields DLGSISTTVPKSMANSLWDTRVISYAGCATQLFLFVFLASAEFYLLTVMSYDRYVAICKPLHYGTLLGSRACVHMAAAAWATGFLYSLLHTTDTFSLPLCKGNALGQFFCEIPQILKLSCSHSYLRELGLLVFSACLVFMCFVFIILSYVQILRAVLRIPSEQGRHKAFSTCLPHLAVVSLFVSTAMFAHLKPSSISSPSLNLVVSVLYSVVPPGKSCLTNLIDFYEDITMWIHGDETVDVVYLDFSKDFDTVSHSILTAKLGECGLDDRIVRCTVNWLKGRSQRVVVNGAESS from the exons gacctgggctccatctcaactactgtccccaagtccatggccaactctctgtgggataccagggtcatttcctatgcagggtGTGCTacacaactctttctgtttgtctttttagcttcagcagagttttatctcctcaccgtcatgtcctacgaccgctacgttgccatctgcaaacccctgcactacgggaccctcctgggcagcagagcttgtgtccacatggcagcagctgcctgggccactgggttcctctattctctgctgcacacgaccgatacattttcactgcccctgtgcaagggcaatgccctgggccagttcttctgtgaaatcccccagatcctcaagctctcctgctcacactcctacctcagggaacttgggcttcttgtgttTAGTGCCTGTttagttttcatgtgttttgtgttcatcatcctgtcctatgtgcagatcttgagggccgtgctgaggatcccctctgagcagggacggcacaaagccttttccacctgcctccctcacctggccgtggtctccctgtttgtcagcactgccatgtttgcccacctgaaaccctcatccatctcttccccatccctgaacctggtggtgtctgttctgtactcagtggttcctcca gggaagtcgtgcttgaccaacctcattgacttttatgaagacataacgaTGTGGATACATGGTGACGaaacagtggatgtggtctaccttgacttcagtaaagactttgacacagtctcccacagcatcctcacagctaaactgggggagtgtggtctggacgatcggatAGTGAGGTgtactgtgaactggctgaagggaagaagccagagggtcgtggtcaatggggcagagtccagttga